The Flavobacterium sp. 123 genome contains a region encoding:
- the rplT gene encoding 50S ribosomal protein L20: MPRSVNSVAKRARRKKIMKQAKGFFGRRKNVWTVAKNAVEKAMCYAYRDRKVNKRNFRALWIQRINAGARLEGMSYSQFMGKVKANNIELNRKVLADLAMNHPEAFKAILNKVK; the protein is encoded by the coding sequence ATGCCAAGATCGGTAAATTCAGTTGCTAAAAGAGCAAGAAGAAAAAAAATAATGAAGCAAGCCAAAGGTTTCTTTGGTAGACGTAAAAACGTTTGGACAGTTGCTAAGAATGCGGTAGAGAAAGCAATGTGCTACGCTTACCGTGACAGAAAAGTGAATAAAAGAAATTTCCGCGCATTATGGATTCAACGTATCAACGCTGGAGCTAGATTGGAAGGAATGTCTTATTCTCAATTCATGGGTAAAGTAAAAGCTAATAATATCGAATTGAACCGTAAAGTTCTTGCAGATTTAGCTATGAACCACCCAGAAGCTTTCAAAGCAATACTTAATAAAGTAAAATAA
- the rpmI gene encoding 50S ribosomal protein L35, protein MPKMKTKSSAKKRFKVTGSGKIKRKHAFKSHILTKKSKKRKLALTHSALVHSTDMKSIKQQLRII, encoded by the coding sequence ATGCCTAAAATGAAAACCAAATCTAGCGCCAAGAAACGTTTCAAAGTTACTGGTTCTGGAAAGATTAAAAGAAAGCATGCTTTCAAAAGTCACATCTTGACTAAAAAATCTAAAAAACGTAAATTAGCTTTGACTCACTCAGCGCTAGTTCACTCTACAGATATGAAAAGCATCAAACAACAATTAAGAATTATCTAA
- the infC gene encoding translation initiation factor IF-3, with amino-acid sequence MAIRSNRGYQPRVEKKDAHRINNLIRVPEVRLVGENIEPGVFKTSEALRLADQFELDLVEISPNADPPVCKIMDYKKFVYEQKKRDKVLKAKSTQVVVKEIRFGPQTDEHDYEFKRKNAEKFLKEGAKLKAFVFFKGRSIIYKDQGQILLLRLATDLEEFGKVEAMPVLEGKRMIMFIAPKKKK; translated from the coding sequence ATAGCAATAAGAAGCAACAGAGGTTACCAACCTCGCGTAGAAAAAAAAGATGCACACCGTATAAATAATCTTATTCGTGTGCCAGAAGTAAGACTTGTGGGTGAAAACATAGAGCCTGGAGTTTTTAAAACTTCCGAAGCTTTACGATTAGCCGATCAATTCGAATTGGATTTGGTTGAAATTTCTCCAAATGCTGATCCACCGGTTTGTAAAATCATGGATTACAAGAAATTTGTTTACGAACAAAAGAAACGTGACAAAGTCTTAAAAGCGAAATCTACACAAGTAGTGGTAAAAGAGATTCGTTTTGGTCCTCAAACTGATGAGCATGATTATGAGTTTAAAAGAAAAAATGCAGAGAAATTCCTAAAAGAAGGAGCAAAATTAAAAGCTTTTGTATTCTTCAAAGGGCGTTCTATCATCTATAAAGATCAAGGTCAAATCTTATTATTGAGATTAGCTACAGATCTTGAAGAATTTGGAAAAGTGGAAGCGATGCCAGTTCTTGAAGGAAAGAGAATGATTATGTTCATTGCTCCTAAGAAGAAAAAATAG
- the thrS gene encoding threonine--tRNA ligase has product MIKITLPDGSVKEFAPGITPMDVAKSISEGFARNVISASFDGTIVETTTPLTTNGSLILYTWNDEGGKKAFWHSTSHVMAQVLEEMYPGIKLTLGPAIANGFYYDVDFEDQKITDADFKKIEDRVLEISREKHEFKLRPVSKAEALEVYKDNVYKTELISNLEDGTITFCDHSTFTDLCRGGHIPNTGIIKAMKIMSVAGAYWRGDEKNKQLTRVYGISFPKQKDLTEYLELLEEAKRRDHRKLGKELELFAFSSKVGQGLPLWLPKGAALRDRLEQFLKKAQKKAGYEQVVTPHIGQKELYVTSGHYAKYGADSFQPINTPAEGEEFLLKPMNCPHHCEIYNVRPWSYKDLPKRYAEFGTVYRYEQSGELHGLTRVRGFTQDDAHIFCTPEQLDEEFKKVIDLVLYVFGSLGFENFTAQISLRDKENRDKYIGTDENWEKAENAIINAARDKGLNTVVEYGEAAFYGPKLDFMVKDALGRQWQLGTIQVDYNLPERFELTYKGSDNELHRPVMIHRAPFGSMERFIAILLEHTAGNFPLWLMPEQAIILSLSEKYEIYAKKVLDLLENHEIRALIDNRSETIGKKIRDAEMQKTPFMLIVGEEEEKNGTISIRRHGQEGKGNISVTIEEFAAIVNEEISKTLKVFTV; this is encoded by the coding sequence ATGATTAAGATTACTTTGCCCGATGGGTCAGTTAAAGAGTTTGCGCCTGGGATTACTCCTATGGATGTTGCTAAAAGCATTAGCGAAGGATTTGCCAGAAATGTAATTTCGGCTTCTTTTGATGGTACAATTGTTGAAACAACAACTCCTTTAACCACAAACGGCAGTCTTATTTTATATACTTGGAATGACGAAGGTGGTAAAAAAGCATTCTGGCATTCTACTTCACACGTAATGGCTCAAGTTCTTGAGGAAATGTATCCTGGAATCAAACTAACACTTGGACCTGCAATTGCAAATGGATTTTATTACGATGTGGATTTTGAAGATCAAAAAATTACCGATGCTGATTTCAAAAAAATCGAAGACCGAGTTTTGGAAATCTCAAGAGAAAAACACGAATTCAAACTACGTCCCGTTTCTAAAGCAGAAGCTCTAGAAGTGTACAAAGACAATGTTTATAAAACCGAATTAATTTCTAATCTTGAAGATGGAACCATCACTTTTTGTGACCACTCTACTTTCACTGATTTATGCCGAGGTGGACATATTCCTAACACAGGAATCATCAAGGCTATGAAAATCATGAGTGTTGCTGGTGCTTATTGGAGAGGAGACGAAAAGAACAAACAGTTAACACGTGTTTACGGAATTTCGTTCCCTAAACAAAAAGACTTAACAGAATACCTAGAATTATTGGAAGAGGCAAAACGCCGCGACCATAGAAAACTAGGAAAAGAATTAGAATTATTTGCTTTTTCGTCAAAAGTAGGACAAGGGTTGCCATTATGGTTGCCAAAAGGTGCCGCTTTGAGAGATCGTTTAGAGCAATTTTTGAAAAAAGCACAGAAAAAAGCAGGATACGAACAAGTGGTTACACCACATATCGGTCAAAAAGAATTGTATGTAACTTCTGGTCATTATGCAAAATATGGTGCCGATAGTTTCCAACCAATAAACACTCCTGCTGAAGGCGAAGAGTTTTTATTGAAACCGATGAACTGTCCTCACCACTGCGAAATTTACAATGTACGTCCTTGGTCTTACAAAGATTTACCAAAACGTTATGCTGAATTTGGAACGGTTTACAGATACGAACAAAGTGGTGAATTACATGGTTTGACTCGTGTTCGTGGCTTTACTCAAGATGATGCACACATTTTCTGTACACCAGAACAATTAGACGAAGAGTTCAAAAAAGTAATTGACTTGGTACTTTATGTATTTGGTTCATTAGGATTTGAAAACTTTACCGCTCAGATTTCTTTGAGAGACAAAGAAAACAGAGATAAATACATTGGTACAGATGAAAATTGGGAAAAAGCAGAGAATGCAATTATCAATGCTGCACGTGACAAAGGATTAAATACAGTTGTTGAATATGGCGAGGCTGCTTTCTACGGTCCAAAGCTAGATTTCATGGTAAAAGATGCTTTGGGAAGACAATGGCAATTAGGAACAATTCAAGTGGATTATAACCTTCCAGAACGTTTTGAATTAACATACAAAGGTTCTGACAATGAATTACATAGACCTGTAATGATTCACAGAGCACCATTTGGATCTATGGAACGTTTTATCGCTATTTTATTAGAACATACAGCAGGAAATTTCCCTCTTTGGCTGATGCCAGAACAAGCTATAATCTTGTCTTTGAGTGAGAAATATGAAATATATGCTAAAAAAGTTTTAGATTTGCTGGAAAATCACGAAATTCGCGCCCTAATTGACAACCGAAGTGAAACTATTGGTAAGAAAATTAGAGATGCCGAAATGCAAAAAACCCCGTTTATGTTGATTGTAGGTGAGGAAGAAGAGAAAAACGGTACTATTTCTATCCGTCGTCATGGACAGGAAGGTAAAGGAAATATCAGCGTAACAATAGAAGAATTTGCTGCTATTGTCAACGAAGAGATAAGCAAAACATTAAAAGTATTTACAGTTTAA
- a CDS encoding quinone-dependent dihydroorotate dehydrogenase translates to MYKLLIRPILFCFDPEKVHYFTFSTIRFLSKIPGFPSLFRALYEVKDSRLETEVFGLKFKNPVGLAAGFDKDATLYKEFSNFGFGFIEIGTLTPKGQEGNPKKRLFRLKADQAIINRMGFNNGGVQEAVERLKKNNGVLIGGNIGKNKLTPNEQATSDYEICFDALFDYVDYFVVNVSSPNTPNLRALQDKEPLTQLLQTLENKNLAKPKQKPILLKIAPDLTDEQLLDIIDIVKETKIAGVIATNTTLSREGLQSENKVETGGLSGKPLKSRSTEVIRFLSEKSNKAFPIVGVGGIHSAEDAIEKLEAGASLVQIYTGFIYEGPALVKAINKKILERL, encoded by the coding sequence ATGTATAAACTTCTTATTCGTCCAATACTTTTTTGTTTTGATCCAGAAAAAGTTCATTATTTCACCTTTTCAACTATACGTTTTTTATCAAAAATACCAGGCTTTCCCTCTCTTTTCAGAGCGCTTTATGAAGTTAAAGACAGTCGGCTAGAGACAGAAGTTTTTGGATTAAAATTTAAAAACCCTGTTGGATTAGCTGCGGGATTTGATAAAGATGCTACTTTATATAAAGAATTTTCAAATTTTGGATTTGGTTTTATCGAAATAGGAACACTTACACCAAAAGGGCAAGAAGGAAATCCTAAAAAGCGTTTGTTTCGTTTGAAAGCTGATCAGGCTATTATAAATAGAATGGGTTTTAACAACGGAGGTGTTCAGGAAGCAGTGGAACGTTTGAAGAAAAATAATGGAGTTCTAATTGGTGGAAACATTGGTAAAAATAAATTGACACCAAATGAACAAGCAACATCGGATTATGAAATTTGTTTTGATGCATTGTTTGATTATGTAGACTATTTTGTAGTGAATGTGAGTTCTCCAAATACGCCTAATCTAAGGGCTTTACAGGATAAAGAGCCTTTAACTCAATTGTTGCAAACCTTAGAAAATAAAAATTTGGCTAAGCCAAAACAAAAACCAATTTTATTGAAAATTGCACCTGATTTGACGGATGAGCAATTGTTAGATATTATTGATATTGTAAAAGAAACTAAAATTGCCGGTGTAATAGCTACAAATACAACGCTTTCTAGAGAAGGTTTGCAATCCGAAAATAAAGTGGAAACTGGTGGCCTTTCAGGTAAACCATTAAAAAGTCGTTCTACAGAAGTAATTCGGTTTTTATCTGAGAAAAGTAATAAAGCATTTCCAATTGTTGGTGTAGGAGGTATTCATTCTGCTGAAGATGCTATAGAAAAATTAGAAGCAGGAGCGAGTTTAGTTCAGATTTATACTGGATTTATTTACGAAGGTCCAGCTTTGGTGAAAGCCATAAACAAAAAGATTTTAGAGCGATTGTAA
- a CDS encoding hydroxymethylglutaryl-CoA lyase, translated as METVKIIECPRDAMQGIKTFIPTKSKVAYIQALLRVGFNTIDFGSFVSAKAIPQMQDTAEVLGQLDLSQTNSKLLAIIANTQGAKTAAEFSAIQYLGFPFSISENFQMRNTHKTIAESLLTLQEILEVADKNNKEVVAYLSMGFGNPYGDPWNTDIVGEWTEKLSCMGVKILSLSDTVGSSTPDDISYLFSNLIPKYPQIEFGAHLHTTPAKWFEKIDAAYQAGCRRFDGAIQGFGGCPMATDHLTGNMPTEKLVSYFTAKKENTNISPMSFESAYNEASKLFGAFH; from the coding sequence ATGGAAACAGTTAAAATTATAGAATGTCCAAGAGATGCTATGCAAGGCATAAAGACATTTATTCCTACCAAAAGTAAAGTTGCTTATATTCAAGCCTTACTTCGGGTTGGGTTTAATACTATAGATTTTGGTAGTTTTGTTTCTGCAAAAGCCATTCCGCAAATGCAAGACACTGCCGAAGTATTGGGACAACTTGATTTATCGCAAACCAATAGCAAGTTGTTAGCTATAATTGCCAATACTCAAGGTGCAAAGACAGCAGCCGAATTTTCAGCAATTCAGTATTTAGGTTTTCCGTTTTCTATTTCAGAGAATTTTCAAATGCGAAATACGCATAAAACTATTGCGGAATCATTACTGACCCTACAAGAAATTCTGGAAGTTGCTGATAAAAATAATAAAGAAGTTGTAGCTTATTTATCTATGGGTTTTGGAAACCCTTACGGAGATCCTTGGAACACAGATATAGTAGGCGAGTGGACGGAAAAGCTTTCGTGTATGGGAGTGAAAATCTTATCATTATCAGATACAGTTGGAAGTTCTACCCCAGATGATATTTCGTATTTATTTTCGAATTTGATTCCAAAATATCCTCAAATTGAATTTGGTGCACATTTACACACAACTCCAGCTAAATGGTTTGAAAAAATTGATGCAGCATACCAAGCGGGTTGCCGAAGATTTGACGGAGCTATTCAAGGTTTTGGAGGTTGTCCGATGGCTACAGATCATTTGACTGGGAATATGCCTACAGAAAAATTAGTATCTTATTTTACTGCAAAAAAAGAAAACACAAATATCAGCCCAATGAGTTTTGAGAGTGCGTACAACGAAGCTTCTAAATTATTCGGGGCTTTTCATTAA
- a CDS encoding DUF5723 family protein gives MKKIYLIFILFITTYCFAQNKQILYNFTDVPQSLMTNPGSDVTYKWYFGVPLVSGIYASAGSTGFSAYDLFADNGVNFNTKLRNVLSSTTRNDRVAVNEQLEILNGGFRIGTEEKRMYLSFGMYQEFDLLGYVPKDLAILAIDGNKDYLGKTFNLGDLNGKAELLSVFHIGLHKNINENLIVGVRGKIYSSIYNATSTKNAGFVYTIPSNNAFYEQVIYSDLQLNTSGMDKYDDSGYQEDIAGDIKKRMLFGGNLGLGFDVGLTYYPQKNIQLTASAIDIGFIKHTKDVENARYKGYYKYEGVIPNFANVNQAGNAYEEFKDAIPLDTLHNKYTTWRPAKFNSSVQYSFGEERYDDGEDCNCHGSSSETIYKNAVGAQLFVMTTPRTPMVAFTTYYRRAFFKGLQMKATYTLDSYSYTNLGLGLSSQLGPLNFYVMADNLLEYADVSKANSLSLQLGFNFIFK, from the coding sequence ATGAAAAAAATATATTTAATTTTTATCCTATTCATTACCACCTATTGCTTCGCACAAAACAAGCAAATTTTGTATAATTTTACTGATGTGCCACAGTCTTTGATGACTAATCCAGGTTCGGATGTTACTTATAAATGGTATTTTGGGGTTCCTTTAGTATCTGGAATATATGCTAGTGCGGGTTCAACAGGTTTTTCTGCCTATGATTTATTTGCTGATAATGGAGTGAATTTCAATACTAAACTACGAAATGTTCTGTCTTCAACGACAAGGAACGACAGAGTTGCGGTTAATGAGCAACTTGAAATTTTAAATGGAGGTTTTAGAATTGGAACAGAAGAAAAACGAATGTATTTGTCTTTTGGAATGTATCAGGAGTTTGATTTATTGGGTTATGTTCCTAAAGATCTTGCGATATTAGCCATTGATGGGAATAAAGATTATCTAGGAAAAACATTTAATTTAGGAGATTTGAATGGAAAAGCGGAATTGCTTTCTGTTTTTCATATTGGTCTTCATAAAAACATAAATGAGAATTTAATTGTAGGAGTTAGAGGAAAAATTTATTCTAGTATTTACAATGCTACTTCTACCAAGAATGCAGGATTTGTTTACACCATTCCTTCTAATAATGCATTTTATGAGCAAGTTATTTATTCGGATTTGCAACTTAATACTTCAGGAATGGATAAATATGATGATAGTGGATATCAAGAAGATATTGCTGGAGATATAAAAAAAAGAATGTTGTTTGGGGGTAATTTAGGTTTGGGATTTGATGTTGGACTTACATATTATCCACAAAAAAATATACAACTTACAGCAAGTGCAATTGATATTGGCTTTATAAAACACACTAAAGATGTTGAAAATGCGCGTTATAAAGGCTATTATAAATATGAGGGAGTAATTCCTAATTTTGCCAATGTGAATCAAGCTGGGAATGCATATGAAGAGTTTAAAGATGCCATACCATTAGATACGTTGCATAATAAATACACAACATGGCGCCCCGCAAAGTTTAATAGTTCTGTTCAATATTCATTTGGTGAAGAACGATATGACGATGGCGAAGATTGCAATTGTCATGGTTCTAGTTCAGAAACAATATATAAAAATGCAGTTGGTGCACAATTGTTTGTGATGACTACGCCACGTACTCCTATGGTTGCATTTACTACATATTATAGAAGAGCGTTTTTTAAAGGACTCCAAATGAAAGCCACTTATACATTAGATTCTTATTCCTATACAAATCTAGGTTTAGGGCTTTCAAGCCAATTAGGACCTCTAAATTTTTATGTCATGGCGGATAATCTTCTAGAATATGCTGATGTTTCAAAAGCAAATAGTCTTTCGCTTCAATTAGGGTTTAATTTTATTTTCAAATAA
- a CDS encoding cation-translocating P-type ATPase, translating to MIKTNQQIKGLTNAQVEQSRAQNGSNSLNYQNKNSFLSSVIEMVKEPMFLLLVTATSIYFITGDYGNGVFMAIAIALVSTISLYQESKSRNAIEALEKLSQPKSKVIRDGAIIEVSSEEIVIGDVIQTEEGTFIPADGIIIQSNDFSVNESILTGESLSIFKNENSEDKNVYQGTIVESGLAICEVTAIGNKTQLGKIGKSLDTIVEEKTPLQKQMENFVKKMSFVGLVIFAFVWIINFSNSKDILDSLLKALTLAMSIIPEEIPVAFTTFMALGAWRLMKMGIIVKQIKTVETLGSSTVICTDKTGTITENKMSLAQWYILSSNTFFENSKELSNEEQELLCLSMWASEPIPFDAMEIALHEAYTESNIKEERNHFKLVHEYPLSGKPPMMTHVFENENGIRIIAAKGAPEAIIACSELSEEQKQHILLAMEAMSNKGFRVLGVGTTKFYGTDYPKTQQEFLFKFKGLVAFYDPPKENIKSVFETFYNAGIDVKIITGDNAVTTSTIANQVGFKNCDKVLNGDDLMAMDDLTLKTKVMETALFTRMFPDAKLKIIKALIDNNQIVAMTGDGVNDGPALKSAHIGVAMGKKGTEIAKQAANLILIDDDFGKMTDAIAMGRKIYINLKKAIQYIISIHIPIILIVFIPLALGWVYPNIFSPVHIIFLEIIMGPTCSIIYENEPMERNLMLEKPRPLTNTFFNLKEITISILQGLAITLGLLFTYQYSVNENCSESVTRTVVFLTLIASNIFLTLANRSFYYSVFTTLKYKNNLVLMIIVITIFITALLLAVPSFSHFFMFETVSIYQIGLSILTGGISVFWIEIYKGFKRLKNKN from the coding sequence ATGATAAAAACTAACCAACAAATAAAAGGCCTTACAAATGCTCAAGTGGAACAATCAAGAGCGCAAAACGGTTCAAATTCATTAAATTACCAAAACAAAAACAGCTTTCTTTCATCGGTAATTGAAATGGTAAAAGAACCCATGTTTTTGCTTTTAGTTACAGCTACGAGTATTTATTTCATTACTGGCGATTATGGAAATGGGGTTTTTATGGCCATAGCTATTGCATTAGTATCTACTATTTCATTGTACCAAGAATCAAAAAGTCGAAATGCAATTGAAGCCTTAGAAAAATTATCACAACCCAAAAGTAAAGTTATCCGAGATGGCGCTATAATTGAAGTCTCTAGTGAAGAAATAGTTATAGGAGATGTAATCCAAACCGAAGAAGGTACTTTTATTCCTGCAGATGGCATCATAATCCAATCCAATGATTTTTCGGTAAACGAATCCATCTTAACTGGTGAGTCGCTTAGTATTTTTAAAAATGAAAATTCAGAAGACAAAAATGTTTATCAGGGAACAATTGTTGAAAGTGGATTGGCAATTTGTGAAGTAACCGCTATTGGAAATAAAACTCAATTAGGAAAAATTGGCAAAAGCCTAGACACAATTGTAGAGGAAAAAACGCCTTTGCAAAAGCAAATGGAAAATTTTGTAAAAAAAATGTCTTTTGTAGGTTTGGTGATTTTTGCTTTTGTCTGGATTATTAATTTTTCTAATTCCAAAGATATTTTAGACAGTTTATTAAAAGCGCTAACCTTAGCAATGAGTATTATTCCAGAAGAAATACCTGTTGCATTCACAACCTTTATGGCACTTGGAGCTTGGCGATTAATGAAAATGGGGATTATCGTTAAGCAAATAAAAACCGTAGAAACTTTAGGAAGTTCTACCGTAATATGCACAGATAAAACAGGAACCATAACCGAAAACAAAATGAGTTTGGCACAATGGTATATCCTTTCTTCTAATACGTTTTTTGAAAATTCGAAAGAATTAAGCAATGAGGAACAAGAATTACTATGCCTTTCTATGTGGGCAAGTGAACCTATTCCTTTTGATGCAATGGAAATAGCGCTCCACGAAGCATATACTGAATCAAATATAAAAGAGGAGCGCAACCATTTTAAATTAGTGCATGAATATCCTTTGAGCGGAAAGCCGCCAATGATGACTCATGTTTTTGAAAACGAAAATGGTATTAGAATTATTGCTGCCAAAGGTGCGCCTGAAGCTATAATTGCCTGCTCAGAACTATCCGAAGAGCAAAAGCAACATATACTACTTGCTATGGAAGCAATGAGCAATAAAGGCTTTAGAGTGCTGGGTGTAGGTACAACAAAATTTTATGGAACTGATTATCCAAAAACCCAACAAGAATTTTTGTTCAAATTCAAAGGATTAGTCGCTTTTTATGATCCTCCAAAAGAGAATATAAAAAGTGTATTTGAAACCTTTTATAATGCAGGAATTGATGTAAAAATAATAACTGGAGACAATGCCGTTACAACTTCAACCATTGCCAATCAAGTAGGCTTCAAAAATTGCGATAAAGTTCTGAATGGAGATGATTTGATGGCAATGGATGATCTAACTTTAAAAACGAAAGTCATGGAAACAGCATTATTTACAAGAATGTTTCCTGATGCCAAGCTTAAAATTATAAAAGCATTAATAGATAATAATCAAATTGTAGCTATGACTGGCGATGGTGTAAATGATGGACCTGCATTAAAATCGGCCCACATTGGAGTTGCAATGGGCAAAAAGGGTACAGAAATAGCAAAACAAGCCGCCAATTTAATTCTTATTGATGATGATTTTGGAAAAATGACCGATGCAATTGCTATGGGAAGAAAAATTTATATCAATCTAAAAAAAGCAATACAATACATCATTTCAATTCATATCCCAATCATCTTAATTGTATTTATCCCATTAGCATTAGGTTGGGTTTATCCAAATATTTTTTCGCCAGTACATATTATATTTCTAGAAATAATTATGGGGCCAACTTGCTCCATAATTTACGAAAACGAACCGATGGAAAGAAATTTAATGCTGGAAAAACCTCGTCCTTTAACCAATACTTTTTTTAATCTAAAAGAAATAACTATCAGCATTTTACAGGGACTCGCAATAACCTTAGGCTTGTTATTTACCTATCAATATAGTGTTAATGAGAATTGTAGTGAAAGTGTCACACGAACAGTCGTTTTTCTAACTTTAATAGCTTCAAATATATTTTTGACTCTTGCAAACCGTTCTTTTTACTATTCTGTATTCACCACATTGAAATACAAAAACAATTTGGTTTTAATGATTATTGTTATAACCATTTTCATTACTGCTTTATTACTGGCAGTCCCTAGTTTTTCTCATTTCTTTATGTTTGAAACGGTTTCTATTTATCAAATAGGATTGAGTATTTTGACTGGAGGAATTTCGGTATTTTGGATTGAAATTTATAAAGGATTTAAACGTTTAAAGAACAAAAATTAA
- the guaB gene encoding IMP dehydrogenase encodes MIAHNIKIIGEGLTYDDVLLVPNYSNVLPREVSIQSKFSRNITLNVPIVSAAMDTVTESSMAIAMAQEGGIGVLHKNMTIEQQAAKVRKVKRAESGMIIDPVTLPTTCSVADAKNAMKEYGIGGIPIVDENKILKGIVTNRDLRFEKNNARPIIEVMTSENLVTVAEGTSLEQAEVVLQGYKIEKLPVVNADYKLVGLITFRDITKLTQKPNANKDKYGRLRVAAALGVTADAVERATALVKAGVDAVIIDTAHGHTKGVVDVLKLVKAKFPDLDVIVGNIATPEAAKYLVENGADGVKVGIGPGSICTTRIVAGVGFPQFSAVLEVAAAIKGTGVPVIADGGIRYTGDIPKAIAAGADCVMLGSLLAGTMESPGETIIFEGRKFKSYRGMGSVEAMQEGSKDRYFQDVEDDVKKLVPEGIVGRVPYKGELNESMQQFIGGLRAGMGYCGSKDIPTLQETGRFVRITASGINESHPHNVTITKEAPNYSR; translated from the coding sequence ATGATCGCACACAATATCAAGATTATCGGTGAAGGATTAACTTACGATGATGTACTATTAGTTCCCAACTATTCGAATGTGCTTCCTCGCGAAGTAAGTATCCAATCAAAATTTTCAAGAAATATTACACTTAATGTTCCTATTGTATCTGCTGCTATGGATACTGTTACGGAAAGTTCTATGGCTATTGCTATGGCACAAGAAGGAGGAATAGGAGTGTTACACAAAAATATGACTATTGAGCAACAAGCTGCTAAAGTGCGTAAAGTAAAACGTGCAGAGTCAGGAATGATTATTGATCCAGTAACATTGCCTACAACTTGTTCTGTTGCTGATGCAAAAAATGCCATGAAAGAATATGGTATTGGTGGAATCCCAATTGTTGACGAAAACAAAATTTTGAAAGGTATTGTTACCAATCGTGATTTACGGTTCGAAAAAAATAATGCCAGACCTATTATTGAGGTTATGACAAGCGAAAACTTAGTCACTGTTGCTGAAGGAACTTCACTTGAACAAGCTGAAGTAGTTTTACAAGGATATAAAATCGAAAAACTTCCAGTAGTCAATGCAGATTATAAATTAGTTGGTTTAATTACATTTAGAGATATTACTAAATTAACTCAAAAACCAAACGCTAACAAAGATAAATACGGACGTTTGCGTGTAGCTGCTGCATTAGGTGTTACTGCAGATGCTGTTGAAAGAGCAACAGCTTTAGTTAAAGCAGGGGTTGATGCGGTTATTATAGATACGGCTCATGGGCATACTAAAGGAGTTGTTGATGTACTAAAATTAGTGAAAGCTAAATTCCCTGATTTAGATGTTATTGTTGGTAATATTGCTACTCCCGAAGCGGCTAAATATTTAGTTGAAAATGGAGCTGACGGTGTGAAAGTTGGTATTGGTCCAGGTTCAATCTGTACAACTCGTATAGTTGCAGGTGTTGGTTTTCCTCAATTTTCAGCAGTATTAGAAGTTGCTGCAGCTATCAAAGGTACCGGAGTTCCAGTTATTGCTGATGGTGGAATTCGTTACACAGGGGACATTCCTAAAGCAATTGCTGCAGGTGCTGATTGTGTGATGTTAGGATCATTATTAGCGGGAACAATGGAATCTCCAGGAGAAACTATTATTTTCGAAGGTAGAAAATTTAAATCCTACCGTGGAATGGGTTCTGTTGAAGCTATGCAAGAAGGATCAAAAGACCGTTATTTCCAAGATGTGGAAGATGATGTTAAAAAATTAGTTCCAGAAGGAATCGTAGGACGTGTGCCTTACAAAGGAGAGTTGAACGAAAGTATGCAACAATTCATAGGTGGTTTACGTGCAGGAATGGGTTATTGTGGTTCAAAAGATATTCCAACTTTACAGGAAACAGGACGTTTTGTTCGTATTACTGCAAGTGGTATCAACGAAAGTCATCCGCATAATGTGACCATTACTAAAGAAGCTCCAAATTATTCAAGATAG